A single genomic interval of Noviherbaspirillum cavernae harbors:
- a CDS encoding NAD(P)/FAD-dependent oxidoreductase: MSNDAPLIIAGASYAGLQLAATARELGYAGRIIMVGDERHLPYQRPPLSKGLLTGKTTADKLPLRSEEFYRENGIETLLNQRVTRIEPDQRRVHLADGGTLDYAWLALMTGARCRPLPVPGAELNGVHMLRTLGDGLRIAEYAKQVKTACVIGGGFIGLEVASALQTCGVQVTVIEAQPRLLARNFPLLMSDYVLRAHRARGVQVELGRGVRTLHGDNGRVAAVELTDGTRIACELVVAGIGVVPNDELAREAGIATDNGILVDACGRTSVERILAAGDVANMQLPSWGPDDSAGRYRLESIQAANDGAKACASVIAGQPKPCTTVPWFWSDQFELKFQMAGLPQASDEIVVRGDISSNKFSLFYLRGGHVAAVHTVNRPAEHMLSRRLIAANAALAPRQAADEGFDLKSILNISSTSSGAESVA, from the coding sequence ATGAGCAACGACGCCCCCCTGATCATCGCCGGCGCGTCCTACGCCGGCCTGCAACTCGCCGCCACCGCGCGCGAACTGGGTTATGCCGGTCGCATCATCATGGTGGGCGACGAACGCCATCTTCCCTATCAGCGTCCGCCGCTATCCAAGGGGCTGCTGACCGGCAAGACGACAGCGGACAAGCTGCCGCTGCGCAGCGAGGAGTTCTACCGCGAGAACGGCATCGAGACGCTGCTCAATCAGCGCGTCACGCGCATCGAACCCGACCAGCGGCGCGTGCATCTGGCGGATGGCGGCACGCTCGATTATGCGTGGCTTGCACTGATGACGGGCGCGCGCTGCCGGCCGTTGCCGGTGCCCGGTGCGGAGCTGAACGGCGTGCACATGCTGCGCACGCTGGGCGACGGCTTGCGCATCGCCGAATACGCGAAGCAGGTGAAGACCGCGTGCGTGATCGGCGGCGGCTTCATCGGTCTGGAGGTGGCGTCGGCATTGCAGACCTGCGGCGTGCAGGTGACTGTGATCGAGGCGCAACCGCGCCTGTTGGCGCGCAACTTCCCGCTGCTGATGTCCGACTATGTGCTGCGCGCCCATCGCGCGCGCGGCGTGCAGGTGGAGCTGGGACGCGGCGTGCGCACACTGCATGGCGACAATGGCCGCGTTGCCGCTGTCGAGCTGACGGACGGTACGCGCATCGCATGCGAACTGGTGGTGGCCGGCATCGGTGTCGTGCCGAATGACGAACTCGCGCGCGAAGCGGGCATCGCCACCGACAACGGCATCCTCGTCGATGCCTGCGGACGGACCAGCGTGGAGCGCATCCTGGCGGCCGGCGACGTTGCCAACATGCAGTTGCCGTCGTGGGGGCCGGATGACTCTGCCGGGCGCTATCGTCTGGAGTCGATCCAGGCCGCCAACGACGGCGCGAAGGCGTGCGCCTCGGTGATCGCCGGCCAACCCAAACCGTGCACGACGGTGCCGTGGTTCTGGAGCGACCAGTTCGAGCTGAAATTCCAGATGGCCGGCTTGCCGCAAGCGAGCGACGAGATCGTCGTGCGCGGCGATATCAGCAGCAACAAGTTCAGCCTGTTCTATCTGCGCGGCGGCCATGTTGCAGCCGTGCATACCGTAAACCGCCCGGCGGAACACATGTTGAGCCGGCGTCTGATCGCCGCCAATGCGGCGCTTGCTCCGCGGCAGGCCGCCGATGAAGGCTTCGACCTGAAATCGATTCTCAACATTTCGAGCACCAGCAGCGGTGCGGAAAGTGTTGCATGA
- a CDS encoding ABC transporter substrate-binding protein, with amino-acid sequence MLKRRTVLASIAAAALGSVGTLGVAHAADDTIKIGLIATYTGPYADYGRQFDAGIALYLKENGGKIAGKKVEIIKKDTAGPSPDHSKRYAQELIVRDKVNFITGLDFSPNAYAIAPIATMAKMPVIVMNASSSGITAASPYIARLSFTVQQVSAPMAQWLLKKGTKEVYTVVADYGPGVDSETAFKKAFTEGGGKVVGSVRTPVNNPDFSAFVQRIKDAKPQAAFFFFPSGVMPPAFLKVWKERGMEEAGIKLYATGEATDDSYLEATGDVALGLITSHHYSYAHASEKNKKFVKAFNAEFGNKMRPSYFAITAYDGMAAIAAALAKTKGDMSGDAVMEALKGLKLESPRGPIEIDAATRDIVQTVYIRKAERVKGELVNVETDRFERVKDPAKEGS; translated from the coding sequence ATGCTGAAAAGAAGAACCGTCCTGGCATCCATCGCCGCCGCCGCCCTTGGCAGCGTCGGCACACTGGGTGTCGCGCACGCTGCGGACGACACGATCAAGATCGGCCTGATCGCCACCTACACGGGGCCTTATGCCGACTATGGCCGCCAGTTCGACGCGGGCATTGCGCTGTACCTGAAGGAAAACGGCGGCAAGATCGCCGGCAAGAAGGTGGAAATCATCAAGAAGGACACCGCAGGTCCTTCGCCCGACCACTCCAAGCGCTATGCGCAGGAACTGATCGTGCGCGACAAGGTGAACTTCATCACCGGCCTCGACTTCAGCCCGAACGCCTACGCCATCGCGCCGATCGCCACGATGGCAAAGATGCCGGTGATCGTGATGAACGCGTCCTCCTCCGGCATCACCGCCGCCTCGCCGTATATCGCACGCCTGTCGTTCACGGTGCAGCAGGTCTCCGCGCCGATGGCGCAGTGGCTGCTGAAGAAAGGCACCAAGGAAGTCTACACAGTGGTCGCCGATTACGGCCCCGGCGTGGATTCGGAAACCGCATTCAAGAAAGCCTTCACCGAAGGCGGCGGCAAGGTCGTCGGCAGCGTGCGCACGCCGGTCAACAACCCCGACTTCTCGGCCTTCGTGCAGCGCATCAAGGATGCCAAGCCGCAGGCGGCGTTCTTCTTCTTCCCCTCGGGCGTGATGCCGCCGGCCTTCCTCAAGGTATGGAAAGAGCGCGGCATGGAAGAAGCCGGCATCAAGCTCTATGCCACCGGCGAAGCGACCGATGACAGCTACCTCGAAGCCACCGGCGACGTCGCGCTGGGCCTGATCACCAGCCACCACTATTCGTATGCGCATGCGTCCGAGAAGAACAAGAAGTTCGTGAAGGCATTCAACGCCGAATTCGGCAACAAGATGCGCCCGAGCTACTTCGCGATCACCGCGTATGACGGCATGGCCGCCATCGCCGCCGCGCTTGCGAAGACCAAGGGCGACATGTCGGGCGATGCCGTGATGGAAGCCCTGAAAGGCCTGAAGCTGGAAAGCCCGCGCGGCCCGATCGAGATCGACGCCGCCACCCGCGACATCGTGCAGACCGTCTACATCCGCAAGGCCGAGCGCGTCAAGGGCGAACTGGTCAACGTCGAGACGGACCGCTTCGAGCGCGTGAAGGATCCGGCCAAGGAAGGCAGCTGA
- a CDS encoding ABC transporter substrate-binding protein → MASRFTRNIRRLLVTGMAVAMPLAYADDTIKIGVIAEMSGPFAEFGKQMEAGIKIYQKQFGESVAGKRVEVIYRDVGGPNPDVAKRLAQELLVRDKVQVLAGFGFTPNALSVAPIATQAKVPMVVMNAAAAELTAKSPYMVRTSFTYPDVVPPIAQWAVKQGSKKAYVIVADYAPGHDAEAAFLGAYKKAGGEIVGNVRVPMVTVDFSPYIQRIKDAKPDVVFAFVNAGSVAPAFIKEFREKGLPEAGIKLIGTGDIVDEAIIDVIGDRALDIVTVYPYSMHHKSELNAKYVRDFKTLRGANARPTIMSVSAYDGMAAIYAALKKTGGKADGSSLIEALKGLQIESPRGMIGISAQTRDIVQDEYIRRVGKVQGVLANEEIETWKAAH, encoded by the coding sequence ATGGCAAGTCGTTTCACACGCAACATCCGCCGCCTGCTGGTCACCGGCATGGCCGTTGCGATGCCCCTGGCCTACGCTGATGACACGATCAAGATTGGCGTCATTGCCGAAATGTCCGGCCCCTTCGCCGAGTTCGGCAAACAGATGGAAGCCGGCATCAAGATTTACCAGAAACAGTTCGGCGAATCGGTCGCCGGCAAGCGCGTGGAAGTGATCTACCGCGACGTTGGCGGCCCCAATCCTGACGTCGCCAAGCGCCTCGCGCAGGAACTGCTGGTGCGCGACAAGGTGCAGGTGCTGGCCGGCTTCGGCTTCACGCCCAACGCCTTGTCGGTGGCACCGATCGCCACCCAGGCCAAGGTGCCGATGGTGGTGATGAATGCCGCCGCCGCCGAGCTGACCGCGAAGTCGCCGTACATGGTGCGCACCTCGTTCACCTACCCCGACGTGGTGCCGCCGATTGCGCAATGGGCCGTCAAGCAGGGCTCGAAGAAGGCCTACGTGATCGTGGCCGACTATGCGCCAGGCCATGATGCCGAAGCTGCCTTCCTCGGCGCCTACAAGAAAGCCGGCGGCGAGATCGTCGGTAACGTGCGCGTGCCGATGGTGACCGTCGATTTTTCGCCCTACATCCAGCGCATCAAGGACGCCAAGCCCGATGTCGTGTTCGCCTTCGTCAACGCCGGCAGCGTCGCGCCCGCCTTCATCAAGGAATTTCGCGAGAAGGGCCTGCCCGAAGCCGGCATCAAGCTGATCGGCACCGGCGACATCGTCGATGAAGCGATCATCGACGTGATCGGCGACCGCGCGCTCGACATCGTCACGGTTTATCCCTACTCCATGCACCACAAGTCCGAGCTCAACGCGAAGTATGTGCGCGACTTCAAGACGCTGCGCGGCGCGAATGCGCGGCCGACCATCATGAGCGTGTCCGCCTACGACGGCATGGCCGCGATCTATGCGGCGCTGAAGAAGACCGGTGGCAAGGCCGACGGCAGCAGTCTGATCGAAGCCCTGAAGGGACTGCAGATCGAAAGCCCGCGCGGCATGATCGGCATCAGCGCACAGACGCGCGACATCGTGCAGGACGAGTACATCCGCCGCGTCGGCAAGGTGCAGGGCGTGCTTGCCAACGAGGAAATCGAAACCTGGAAGGCGGCGCACTGA